One stretch of Miscanthus floridulus cultivar M001 chromosome 18, ASM1932011v1, whole genome shotgun sequence DNA includes these proteins:
- the LOC136522134 gene encoding carboxypeptidase SOL1-like, whose protein sequence is MAISHLQPVVILLVLSAFASLPTQAAARGGHDPLDDGAHEPFSRKLLEDKPPQITEEMVRGYMSNAELEAAVHAFGSRCSNISRVYSIGKSVNHFQLWVIEISDKPRQREAEPAFKFIGNVHGDEPVGREVLMHLANWLCDNYLKDSLATLIVENMHLHILPTMNPDGFALRWRGNANNIDLNRDFPDQFFSVNNDIDYRQPETRAIMNWVKQEHFTASASLHGGALVANYPWDGTRDTSKHYYGCPDDKTFRHMASVYSRSHYNMSLSKEFEGGITNGALWYPIYGGMQDWNYIHGGCFELTLEISDTKWPKADELPVIWEHNRMSMLNLLATLIKSGVHGRIFAADTGRPIPGSVMIKGIDSKVSASSTFGDYHRIVVPGETYEVVASMEGFQQKSTRIMLEQEAVNLDFILDPDGTDGQMKLPRNVGGCHCDNAKLFHVEEAHLWLYLLIVSVLLTLYLVFKRKTASRLASRLLTYRYSSLRRPVAV, encoded by the exons ATGGCGATCTCGCACCTCCAGcccgtcgtcatcctcctcgtgCTCAGCGCCTTCGCGTCGCTTCCCACGCAGGCCGCCGCGAGAGGCGGCCACGATCCGTTAG ATGATGGGGCTCATGAGCCATTTTCACGTAAACTTCTTGAAGATAAGCCGCCTCAGATCAC AGAAGAGATGGTCCGTGGATACATGAGCAATGCTGAGCTTGAGGCTGCTGTACATGCCTTTGGAAGTCGTTGTTCTAATATCTCCAGGGTGTACAG CATTGGAAAGAGTGTGAATCATTTTCAATTG TGGGTGATTGAAATATCGGACAAGCCCAGGCAAAGAGAAGCTGAACCAGCATTCAAG TTCATTGGAAATGTTCATGGTGACGAGCCTGTTGGAAGAGAGGTTCTTATGCATCTTGCAAATTGGCTGTGTGATAACTATCTGAAGGATTCACTG GCAACTCTCATTGTTGAGAACATGCACCTTCATATACTTCCGACAATGAACCCTGATGGATTTGCTCTTAGATGGCGTGGTAATGCAAACAATATTGATCTCAACAGGGATTTTCCTGACCAA TTCTTCTCCGTTAACAACGATATTGACTACAGACAGCCTGAAACTAGAGCCATTATGAATTGGGTAAAGCAAGAACACTTCACGGCTTCTGCTAGCTTGCACGGG GGGGCTCTTGTTGCCAACTATCCTTGGGATGGAACTAGAGACACAAG CAAACACTACTACGGATGTCCTGATGATAAGACGTTCCGGCACATGGCATCTGTGTATAGTCGGTCCCACTACAACATGTCTTTGAGCAAAGAATTTGAAGGAGGGATAACAAATGGAGCATTGTG GTATCCAATATATGGTGGTATGCAGGACTGGAACTATATACATGGAGGCTGCTTTGAGTTAACTCTGGAGATTAGTGACACAAAGTGGCCAAAAGCAGATGAG CTTCCTGTCATCTGGGAACACAACAGGATGAGTATGCTCAATCTTCTTGCAACCCTAATAAAG TCAGGAGTTCATGGAAGGATATTTGCAGCAGATACTGGCAGGCCTATACCTGGCTCAGTGATGATAAAGGGCATTGATTCCAAG GTAAGCGCGAGCAGTACTTTCGGAGATTACCATCGAATTGTTGTGCCTGGTGAGACATATGAAG TCGTGGCATCAATGGAAGGCTTCCAGCAAAAATCTACACGCATCATGCTGGAGCAGGAAGCTGTCAACCTGGATTTCATTTTGGACCCGGACGGAACTGATGGGCAGATGAAGCTGCCCCGTAATGTCGGGGGCTGCCACTGTGACAATGCCAAGCTGTTCCATGTTGAAGAAGCTCACCTCTGGTTGTATCTTCTTATCGTATCCGTTCTCCTGACCCTCTATTTGGTCTTCAAGAGAAAAACGGCGTCAAGGTTGGCATCAAGGTTGCTGACATATAGATACTCATCACTCAGACGGCCTGTTGCTGTATAA